A single window of Crassostrea angulata isolate pt1a10 chromosome 8, ASM2561291v2, whole genome shotgun sequence DNA harbors:
- the LOC128160557 gene encoding cystatin-A-like, whose translation MNGQGVIALAFLLAVVSQAQGQGRGVPGGLSEQQMAGPGEQALVAKSRKEIIRRLPSWFDRPVGPFKALTYRTQTVAGTNYFIKVEIQEPRPRFIHVRINATLNNRSKVGGVKVARQYDPILYF comes from the exons ATGAACGGACAAGGAGTGATCGCTTTGGCTTTTCTATTGGCCGTTGTTTCCCAGGCACAAGGCCAAGGAAGAGGTGTTCCCGGGGGTCTGAGTGAACAACAAATGGCGGGGCCCGGTGAACAGGCTCTTGTAGCAAAG agTCGCAAAGAAATTATTAGACGGCTTCCTTCATGGTTCGATAGACCAGTTGGACCATTCAAGGCATTAACATACAGAACACAAACTGTTGCAGGGACCAACTATTTCATAAAG GTGGAGATCCAGGAACCCCGCCCGCGTTTTATCCACGTCAGAATCAACGCAACTCTTAACAACAGGAGCAAAGTGGGCGGAGTCAAGGTCGCCAGACAGTACGACCCCATTCTCTATTTCTAA
- the LOC128160002 gene encoding cystatin-A-like, which yields MKSLSILLIVILPVIHFSQAEVYGGYGPEILASPNIQALVDKHTADIYRVLPLGFYQGAPGPPVLRAVTYRMQIVAGSNYLIKVNTGYNRFIFVNIFKDLSNNSRVINIRI from the exons ATGAAGTCCCTCTCAATTCTTTTAATTGTGATTCTCCCAGTGATCCATTTCTCACAAGCGGAAGTGTACGGCGGATATGGACCGGAAATCCTAGCTTCACCAAATATTCAGGCATTGGTCGACAAG caCACGGCGGATATCTACAGAGTGCTACCTTTAGGATTCTATCAGGGAGCCCCCGGTCCACCGGTTCTACGGGCGGTCACCTACAGGATGCAAATAGTAGCAGGGAGTAACTACCTCATTAAG GTGAACACCGGTTATAACCGCTTCATTTTTGTCAACATTTTCAAAGACCTATCCAACAACTCCCGTGTCATCAACATCAGAATTTGA